The DNA region aagccaaaaaaaaaaaaatcttaccatgTTTTGGATCAATCAACTCCTATAAATGTGACTCTTCCCATTGCTCATTTtattcccctccaccccaccccagccccttctATTGTAAGCAACCCCAACATgcagaaatcaatttttaagtatatatatttgcaaTGATTGTTTGGTTTTCCAAGAACAATCAGGTATTGTTTTAAAATAGGTCTAAAGAAGGCTCATTTACAAGGCAAGTGGCCCTGGTTTAACACACAATCATTTGACACCCATTTTTCAGAATACCAAGAATACAAAATATGCAGGATTCCTGCgatttatttatattatgaaaCAAACCTAATGTTAAACATGACCCTTGAAACTGTCCCCACATCTTTCCAGTCAGAACACTTTGATGATATTGTAAATATCGCTATGGTTCCACTTTGAAGAAACAAGATTTAAATAGGGCTTTGCCCCATCAAgtaaatttttttacttaaaacttaAAATCCTCTTCAAAAGAAAtacctcagtaaaaaaaaaaatgtgcagtaaaCTCTCAGAAATGACATAACTCTGAAGCAATTCTGGTCTCACTGGTCACATTAAATCATGACAGGTTCTGGTCTCTCATTCTCTACCCTCTGTTCCTTTCTTGGTCTGAAAATTAATTACAGCTAGGAACCACAAACtcagaatataatttaaaacttgaAGCAACAAACCCATTCACTGAATCAGATCACTCAgaattcaaactttttaaaaattcatttttaaaagagaatccCAAAACCTTTTTGTTATATGAAGTTAATCATTACAAAAGTATCCCATCAGAAATAGCTTTTAAGGTTATAAACCCCATAACAACTTGGATTCAGATTTAGGATATCTAAAAAAGAGCCCTCAGGAAATTAACCCAATAATCATAAAGAGCCCATTTTGATAAAAGGGGAGCATGCGTGGAAAGGACTTTGGAGAGCATCTGCATGAGGAGGGCACTAGACAACAGGATTGCCTGGTCCATCTCCAGATTCAGATCTTGTTTCCACCACACACTTGACCTTGAGATTGCAGGTGATGGACTAGACACAGTACTCCCTAAATCAGTAATTTCTAATTTCCCCTAACTAACTTCCAACCTTACCCAAAAGAAGAATAGGGGGAAAATAAGGGGAAACTTAGCCCATTACTTTGAGATGAGATCTGAATAATTCTTTgctggtttttttcccccttctttaaacaaaaaatgacaaagaaagaaagaaagaaagaacagtcaTCCTCACTCCACTAATATGAAAGATTCTTAAGAGCAAGGACCATATCTAATTTGTTCATTATTCTACCCCCAGCACCTAAGTAGTAACATATTTCAgggtgcttttttgtttgttttctgtttttttgctgCCCACTATCGAAGCAAActtcttattttaaatgattcCCTAAAGTGTGCATAGAATCAGTGCCTCTCCTTCTCACCCTTGGATAGCGAGGATCCTGGTATATGCCATGCGAGAgggcatccccctcccccactggctgTTGcagaaacaacataaaaacacAGGGATAGCCTGTCTCTCTTGGCAGCAGCAACAGAGACAACAGTGACCACAGAGGCTTCCTAACCAATCTATTGCATAGTGTGACCTTGACTTTGCTGCTGTTCCCATTGTCCCTTGATTTCTGCTTGCTTTCCAAGCTTGACTCTTTTGTATTTCTATTGCCTCTGTGAGCTACATGGTTTCTTCCATGGAGTTCTTTTCTACTTAAAGACAACTTCGCTTACTTGGAAACCAAAAGTGAAAGAGGCACCTAGgatgtattcaataaatatttcttaaattaagaaataaattaatgaatcaatGAACCATCACCAATTTTCTATATAACACTTCACAATTTCCAAGAACTCTCCCATATTCTGAGTATTGTACCTCGTTGCTGCCCCCACTAATGTTCCAATATTGAAGTTACAATATTTAACGTAAGAGCTggggaataaaattaaaatatgaacataaaagaaagtaaaacaattttttctcAAAGGAAATTAGATAGTCAAATAGctccaaaaaaaaagaagtctataAATAGGAACTAAAACTTCAGCTATGAACTGACAGAACATTCACCAGGTCCACTGTGGTTGAAAACAGTTCACCATCTGAGTCACTGAGGGAACAGCATCTGCAAGTGCAAAAACTATATCTCTtcaaaacacaaaaatgtttGCTTTAATCATATGAATCTATCTAACCTCTGGCTTgtacttttgaaatatatttttattgatttcaggaagagggagagagagatagaaacatccattagagagaaatatcaacctggctgcctcctgcacgccccctaccggtgatcaagcccacaagcaaCGGGGCATGTGCCCGAATCCAGAACTTGGACCTCCAGGTGCATGGGACCAGAGGACCCTCAACCAACTGTTTCTACTCACCCCACATTTACTGGAGTGAAATCAACCATAGCTCACTCCTTCCCCCTAAAAACACCGCTACTTAGATTAATACTAaaaagtgggggcgggggcaaaTTGATACTAATTTACATCCAAATTAAATATCTGTCGTTTTGCAGCAGATGTACTAGTATACAGAATATCATTTACAGGATTTTCGGAAATCTTTCACAAGCCCAGATGGAAAAGTTTAAGGGCTTTCCACATATTACAAGCCATGTTTGAAACATGGTGGTTCAAAGCATAATGTTTCAAAATTGTCCTAagaatttcactttctttttaccAATTTATGTCGATAAGGTAAAGAACTTCACATGGGCATCATATCTGGTTTATGGGACCACAAAGCCCCGAAGCCAGGTTTCCCAGTCTGATAGCTGGAAAACCACTACAAAACCTATTAAACCACCTCAGTAAGCAAGACAGGAAAGGCCATTTTGTGTTCAGTGACCTATGCACAGCCCCGTGGATTGTGATGAACCTCTGAGGTCCCTTTTTGACTCTGTATCTGATCTCCAGGGAGCCAGTGCTCACCTCTTTCAGGATAAGGTCTAAAGAGCACATTTCACCAACAAAGGGAGATAGTAAATACTTCAAAGTagttttaagaagaaagaaaaatgaaacattggGGATGAGGCGCTTTAaacctttaatatttttgttctccATAGCCTATAAATGCCCTGTATAATTTGTGACGCCTATAAAACgtagtataaaaaaataatttcaaattgtaAGGAAACCCACATGAATTTAATACGACCAAAGAAGAGAACATAAAATGTATATACCAAAGGACTACCCTCTGGCTTCCCGTGCTTTTCTGACataggcgcgcgcgcgcgcacacgcacacacacacacacacacacacacacacacacacacacggcttttCATACACTATCTGGCCACATCAAATCCTTCTACAGTTTTGCATCAATATAACCCTAATGGCTTCTTTAGCTTGTATTCGCCACACAACTGTGCCCGCTCCTTGTTCTGAAAGCCTGGGTCCAAGAAGAGGGAAATGGAATCCACTGCCCTCGGGCTCCCGGCTCCTGCCTCGAGGGCACCAGGAGCCGGTGGTGCGGAAGCTGGAACTCACCGTCCTCGACCCGCTGGGGCTCGCCCTGCCCTCGAGGAGGGCGGCAGCGCCGGGGAGCCAGGGTCCCGGGCGCAGCGGAAGGCGCCGGGCAGCGAGGCCCTAGAAGCCTTCGCCTTCGCCGGCCGGGCGAGGAGCTCCCCGCGGCCTCGCTAGACCCCGCGCCCACGTGTGCGGGACCGGAAGCGCCCGCCGGCCGCCTTCCGCCTCCCCGACCGGGGCGCCTGGTGGGCAGGGGCGCCAGGCCGGGGCACCCACGGGGCCGTGGCCTCCACCCTCCGGCCCTTCTCTTCACTCCCCCTTCGGCTCCTCCACCGGAGGCGAGAGCAGGCCGAGGGGGGAGCCAGGCCCGTGGCCTCGCGCGCGCCCACCGCGCCGGGCCCAGTGCGAGGAGAGGAGTCGGGGTCGTGCGCGCtcggccggggctggggccgggccaGGTCGCCTGGACCAGGGCACCCGAGGGCCGGGCCGACTTCCCCCTTATCCCCCGCGGCCTCCTCACCCCCTACTCGTTCCTGGAATCGATCGTGGCCGCTGATTTCTCACAACAATTGCAGCTGTCTAATTCATCAGTGAATAATTAAATCAGAAGCGGCCGGGCCTGCCGCAGCGTCGGAAACTAGGGGTCTCCCCCTTCCAGATCCCATCAAATCGGGGCCTCGttgggggccaggagggcagACGGGGACAGGCCTCGGCCTGGGTCCGagctggtggggagagggaaggcgaGCGGGGGCGCCGCTCCGGGTGCAGAGAGAAGTGGAATTCAGGAGGGGCGCGGGGTGGCCTGCGGGAGGAGGTCGAGGGGGCACTGGGCGCGCCGACGGGCGCGGCTGCCAGGCCGGCAGTTCCCCCGCCGGTCCTGTCGGTCCTCGGGGCAGGTgcaccccggccccgccgcgcccCGCGCGGGGCTGCGGTTTCGGTTTGGTGCGGACACTGACTTTGCGAAGGGAGCGGAAGCCCACCCTCGGGAGGCGATCTGCCTCTAAGGAAGATGGAGAGGAGCCGAGAGAAGCGCCTAGAAACGGCATTGATTTAGACATCAATCCTGGCCGGctccctccgcctccgcctcccgcctcccgggccGCGGGGCCGCGCAGCCCCCTCCCCGACAGGCGGCGCGGCGCGGGCCGGGAGAGCGGGACCGGGGCGAAGGGCTCGGCGGAACCGGGAGAGCGCGGCCAGCCCGGGAGCCGCTCGCAGCCTCCCGCGCCCGCGGCCTCGACGCCAACAGGTCTCCCTCCCGAGACGCGGGCGCGGCGGGCACGGCTCTCCCAGCCCCGGCGGCGGGCGCCCCGACACCCGGTTCTTTGGAAGCAGACAAACCACCTGTGCCCGGCCGGCCTGGAGCTGAGTCAAGGGGCCCTCGGGGACCGCGTCCCGCAGTGAGACAACGGCCGCCTCCGAACCTGCGGACGGTCAGAGTTGCTTTTTGTTACACgtttggaaacaataaaaatttaaagtcccCAAAAGTGACATCGAAGCGATTTTCCAAAGATAAAACGCTCCTTCAATAATCTGAGCGTGGCCTTTTGATCGTGTTATTTTGAAAGATCAGCTCCGACTCCCTTTGGTTATGTCATGTTTGGGAGCTCAGACTaaggaatctaaaaaaatatattgattttttaaagaaatggtctGATTcgcataaacattttaaatcctCGGGTTTCTTcgtttcaaatataaatattatattttgaaatcGGAAATAATCCTTCTCAAGTTTAAAATCTggccaattctttttttaaaatatactgtatacttttttaaaattctatgggAGCTAGACAATTGAAATTATACAAAAAGACTTTAATAATCTACCATTTTCATAGAGAGGGGAAATCCTGGATGTTTGCATCAATACCTAAACAATATTGAATACGCAATCAAAAATAGTTATGTCCAgagcaaataaataagtaatcgtTTTTAAGAAGGTCATAAATAAAAGGCGATGCCCGTGCTTAGGGTCTCGGAGCAACTTGAAAACGGCTCCACTTTCAGTTAAATTTGTCCTTTTTACTGCAACTTTTGCCTTCCCTTTGAAAGGACAACAAAAAGATTTCACGCACAACTTGACCTGAACAAAAGGACCTCACGCCAGTTTATCTTTCGTGGGGTGACAACGGGGGAGAGGAAAACTTTATTTTAAGCACActtgagttttattttctgaaatccaCGGTCAAAAAGAAAGTAGGATGGCAGACCCACAAAGGCTACAGGGACGGGCACTGAACGTCCTGGGAAAGGAACTGGAAGTCCATTAAGAGCAAATTCATCCTCGCTCTTAGGCTACGAAGTAGCTTTGTTCAAGTGCCACGTTATTTTCGAGAAAAAGTCGTTCTTGTGAGAGCTATGCTGGTGGCTTCCCACCCCAACCCAGAAGAAACCCTCTGATCTTCGCAGGTTCGAATCCTCACATTCCCCTTTACTTCTTTGAATTTGATTTTCCCCGAAAGAGTGAAATTATGTCTCCCACCGCTTCCACAATAATAGCAGCCACGAAAACAGAACCGAAATGGGAAGGGGGGCAGATAAGGTTCTGTGATGGGCCCCGAATTCCCAGCCGAAGTCCCAAAACCCAGCCCCCGTGACAGTGACCTCCTGCCGGGATCAGAGGCCCCAACACCCACTCCTGCCCAAACTCCTCCCGAGAGGGGGCTAGGAAAGCCAGAGAGGGCAgggatgcatgcatgcatgcgtgtgtgtgcgtgtgcatgtgcgtgtgtgtatgtccCTGAGGACACAAAACTCCAACAGTTCCATATCTATaggagtaggggggggggggcgatcaaGGTGGGTGACCTAGTCCCTGGCTTTCTTCAAAACTAGGCAGGTGGACATGCCGGCAGAGTACCTCTGCGGTGCTCAGTGTTCTGGCTGCCTCTCCGGACTCCGGCCCCTGAAAGCAGGTGTCAACGCTCTTTGGGGTGGGGGTCTTCTCATCCCTCCCCAAGACTGACCATTCCCGCCTGTAGACTACTGAAGCTGTGGTAGAGCTTGCCTCCAgcccagccacccaccccactGGGGTCACCCCTgctgccccactccccacttTCCAATCTAGGCACTGGGCTTGGGACTCTAAGGGAAGGCTCTCCTGTACCttcattccccgcccccccaagagGCCAGCTGAGGGTGGAAAGAACACTAGCAAACTCCAACTCTCCCCCACCCTGGCGCAAAGGGTTCTTTGTCAGCCAGAAAGTTAAGGGTGGTCAGTTCCTTGCCAGCTCGGCCAACTAACCTGGCGTTTTCGATTTTTAACAAcattcacatggaggaaggacTACTTCCGTCTCACCACCtggacaacttttttttttttaactttcctagATTCAACCGAAATCTAAATGTGTCCATGAGTTTCTGAGCTGAGAGGCCAAAGGGAGTTCGCGGAGCTTTGGTTTTAGTTTTCCTCACCCAGTGCTCAACTGGCCCTAGCTTTCAAGCAGAGGAAAATTGAAGCTAATGGAGATATCAAACAGAGCCACAATTCCGAAGGCTCCCTTTTTCACCACCAGCACCCACCGTCCATCTGCAAGTGTAATCACAGAGCCTTGCGGTGTCTTCATCACCAGGGCTCcggaaaagggggaagaaaatTCTGTTCCGTTAAAAAGGCACCCTCTGTTATCACTTATTATTTGTGTATAGCAACATAAGAATTTCTCCCTCCTCTTGGAATTCCCCCACAATATTTAAACAGCATTTGTCGTCCCATTCGTAACAAACGCTTGAGGCCTTTCTGGAAACCCATTTCCATTCAAAGGCTAGAAAATTGCTCTCCTTCCTttaaaaggggggcgggggggcaggcgcAGCAGCGGCAGCTACAatagacaacaacaaaaaaactttctCCTGCATAATCCTGGCTCCCGGAatgacaaagaaaatatattgactTACCCCTGAACGGATGATGTGTTTGATAAGGGGGGGACTTTTTTGAAGATTTCTGTTCGGGAGCTGCACAGACAGCTGCAATTCATGGGCGATGCTGATTGCCAGAAACGCTATAGATTGGCATGGGGTCTGCAGCTCACAGATCCTGATCAATACCCCTACACTCACACGCCAGATGGTTTGGggaaggacaaaaataaaatagtccaAATCAACCCACCATTATGTCTTTTTGTAGTGCTCGGATAAACCTAGTTGTAGCACAAATGTTCTCTGCTCGACACAAAACCTTCTCCAGCATTTTGAACACTTGGGTGGAAATCAGCAGCCCTCCTCTTTCCGAGATTTGGGTTGTGGTTACTGTTGTTTGGTGAAAACAAAGCTGTTGGGCCCCTCATCCAGACTGGGTTTACTTGTGggctgtttatttttgtgtgtgtgaataattTATAGGGTCTCTGTTTTAATTGAATGTCCACTGCTTTCTCCCTCTCAGAGCCTAAAAACAATTTAATGTGAAAACACgtatgaaaagtaaaaatttccaGTCTTTTTCTGCAATTGCTAGCTcaagttcagattttttttcctttacagtaCAATAGGTTTTACATTTGTCTTCAAAGCTGCATTTTATTTAAAGGCTTCTTTTGACCCATTTAAGTGTTTGATCTTAAAGAATATCAGACCTGTGGATGTGGCACACCAAGAAATGGACATCCTTCCCCTGATAAAATGGCTAGTGCAACTGTTTGTCCAGATTCTGCTAGTCATGAACTAGCTCTCCTGCTACCACAGTTCTGTATAGTCTATTTGCTAATCAAATGCCAAGGGGAAGGGGGAACAGGCATGTAActtcaaattaaaagaaaaaattctgagtCGAAGAACTTGTGAAGCCTAGTGTATATGTCCTAAACAAGGGGCAGttagaaagcatttttattttcttaaagaacaatagaaaaagaaacatcaacgatatgttaaaacatatttgaaaacctTATTAGTACTGATGTTCTTAAAATTATCttcaagtagaaaataaatattcttcctttttttttttgaaagaaagggaaaagggcaCGCAAACCTAATTCAGTAGAAAATTAGGAGGCTGACTAAACATACccattaattttccttttaagtgGGTTTTGGTTTGAAATATAAAACCTCAAACCACCATTGGAAAAAACAACGTGAAAAATCTGCTTTAATCTACCCCAATGAAATTATACACAAAGAAGCCAATACTATTTCATGATTTCCCTGAGATCGCCAATATTGATCGAGCGAAGGGGGAGCtacagtgggagagagggaggagagagggaggagggagagagggagctagGCAGCGAGAATATGCAACTCACCTTTCAACTCCCCAGTTCTTGACTGCTCCCAGGCACACCGAAATGCAATTCCTGGGATATTTATCTTGATAGCCTGGTAAATGAGtttatcattttgaaaaattatttaaatggcaACTTATATATTTAGTTTTCCGTATAGAGGCACTGCCTATCCATGTCCAAGCCTGGGGTCACTGGCCAGACTTTGAGGCTGAAGCCAGGGCAGAGGAGTCTGCTTCAGCACCAGGGCATACCAGACAGACTCCTTCCCTTAGCTTGCACTCCTATTACCTTTTGTTCAATTCCAtgtatatttcaaataataaCTGTTTCAAATTATCCCAAGTGTCCAGCTGCCATATAtaaggtggggtgtggggagagagaccgtaggagagggtgagagggggAGAAAAGGCAGAGAAACAGAAAACTGAATTCTTTCACCGGTCTAGTTTTGTGACATTACAGATGTGAGCATCCAGAAAAGTATGTCTACAGTCCACTTTCTTACCCAGGCTTTGATATTACAGAGAAGCAGCTATTTGAAATAATAACTGGTAAGGTATTGTCCGGAGCTCAATGGTAGACCTGTGAGTAACATCACGGTACATTTCATGTGACAGGattgggtgggatggggtgggctcAGGAGGCTCTGTAGCTAGAAGAGAGGAGGGCAGCCCTAAAAGGTCAGGGAGTCTAAGAACTATTTCCAACGCTTCCTTAAGCTCCTGGAAGGCACATACAGTATGCCAGACTGTGCCCTTGTTTTCCTAGCAAGTTTTCTCTAACAGCTGGAAGTGGTTGGAGGGGGCTGTCTTAAGGAGACCCCCTGCTCTTCTTTTTGACAGCTGATCAAAAGAAAATAGGTCACGCTTCTCAAACTTATGTCCACCCTGTCCTTAATTACTGTCTCTTTAAACAAAGGCAACATCTGCGCAACCTCGGCTAGCTTGAATCTTCTGGAGGCAAACAGAGCGCGCAACCTGCTTGGGAAGAATCTGCTACTTTTAAGGCTTTCGGTGTCCGGTGGCTCTGTCGGCTACCACCTCTCTCCGTGCCCCCACCCGGGTCGCAGAAATCTCCACCTTCTCTCCACCCCACTCCGGGGTTACCGAATAACGGAAATTCTAGATAAAAGAAGGTGTACTTTTTAAAGCTGCGGCTTGAGAGCGTTCTAGAACTTGCCGGGGTTCTGGTCTTTTCAGAAACAAGGTTTGGATATGCCAATGTCTGCCAAGGCTTCATGGCATCTACCACAGCCCTAATCCGGGGTGTTCCTCTCCCGGGATtcgagaggtgtgtgtgtgtgtgtgtgtgtgtgtgtgtctgtgcgcgcgcgcgcgcgcgcgttcgtgtgtgtgtttggggaaagATCCACGGGTGTCGTCCCAGACCGTTTACATACGCCCTGCTCCCAAGAGAAGTTTGCTTACTTTAGGCAGCGGCAACAATCTTGCCGcaacacccacccccacccccacaccaccaccgacaatttttaaaattaacaagtcTCTAATGAGGCAAGCATTTGGCCACATTGAAACCGAAGCTCTTGGAGTTCTAGCTTTGTTTTGCAATCTAGCAGGGCCCTTCTGAAGCCTCATAACAGGGAGATTTATGGGCTCGCCAGATAATTAAATGATATTATTGTGTTAACTTTGCATGCACTACCACGGGCCGAGCCGCCTGTGGGCTTGCTGCCTCCGCCTGCCGCAGCTCACCGGCGGCGAGGGCGCTGGAGTTCCTCTCGGGGGGTAGATGAAGCACGCCCCGGTCTCGGGAATTGGCCCAGCATTAGAAAACATTAGCGCCcgcattttaaaatgctaaaaactaCTGGCTCCCAGCTAGGGACGCTTGGGAAGTGGCTTGCTGAgacctgtgtttgtttttacacCAGCAAGTAGCGGAGTCCTTTCCTCCCAGCTTTCTAGCCTGGAGAAAAGCTCTGGGGTGAAGCGAAGGGAACTGAAGCAAGGCCCTTTTCCCCCAGATCGCAGCTGTTAGGgttgggaggggagagacacaacGCGGCATCTTTAACATAATTTCTGTCCCCAGCTCGcactcctgcctctctcttcctcttctaccccttcttcccctccctccctccctctctttgacGTTTGATTCCAGtggcagaggagaaaaaaaaaagacagagccGTCAGCCAAACCTGAAACGcgcagccccgcctcctcctaAGCCATTGGTAGATGTGCGCAGGAGGCCCGCCCCCCAGGCCAGCCGTGGCCTCGGAGTGGCTGTTCGCGGCGCTCATCGGGTGCTGCCCCGCCCCGGGTCCGGGAGGGTAGGTTGGCTGCCCCGGCCAGCGGCAGAGCCCTTCTGGACAGCTCCCGCTCACCCAAACAGAAGCCGTCCGCACCGGAGCGGGCTGGGACATGGCTAGGCTGCGCGCCGGCCCGAGCGGCGGGGCTCGgtgatccctccctccctccccgccccctctcctctcccgcaCGCAcgccccgccgcccccaccccgcccccaccccgggcgCGCCCGCCCGCAGCCCGGGGCGCACACCGCACGCACGctccccctccacacactcaCGCAGCctggtgccctcccctgctcccgcGGCGGAGCTCCGCCACGCGCGCCTTGCCAGCCCGccggccgcccccgccgcccccgtgCCCCGATGGACTGAATGAAGGCTGCCTACACCGCCTATCGATGCCTCACCAAAGAACTAGAAGGCTGCGCCATGAACCCGGAGCTGACAATGGAAAGTCTGGGCACTTTACACGGGCCggccggcggcggcagcggcgggggcggcggcgggggcggcgggggcggcggcgggggcccgGGCCATGAGCAGGAGCTGCTGGCCAGCCCCAGTCCCCACCACGCGGGCCGCGGCGCTGCCGGCTCACTGCggggcccgccgccgccgccaacgGCTCACCAGGAGCTGGGcacggcggcagcggcggcggcggcggcgtcgcGCTCGGCCATGGTCACTAGCATGGCCTCGATCCTGGACGGCGGCGACTACCGGCCCGAGCTCTCTATCCCGCTCCACCACGCCATGAGCATGTCCTGCGACTCGTCCCCACCCGGCATGGGCATGAGCAACACCTACACCACGCTGACGCCGCTCCAGCCGCTGCCGCCCATCTCCACCGTGTCGGACAAGTTCCACCACCCgcaccctcaccaccaccacccacaccaccaccaccaccaccaccaccaccagcgcCTGTCGGGCAACGTCAGCGGCAGCTTCACCCTCATGCGCGACGAACGCGGGCTCCCGGCCATGAACAACCTCTACAGCCCCTACAAGGAGATGCCGGGCATGAGCCAGAGCCTGTCCCCGCTGGGCGCCACGCCGTTGGGCAACGGGCTGGGTGGCCTCCACAACGCGCAGCAGAGCCTGCCCAACTACGGGCCGCCGGGCCACGACAAAATGCTCAGCCCCAACTTCGACGCGCACCACACTGCCATGCTGACCCGCGGTGAGCAGCACCTGTCCCGGGGCCTGGGCACCCCGCCCGCGGCCATGATGTCGCACCTCAATGGCCTGCACCACCCGGGTCACGCTCAGTCCCACGGGCCAGTGCTGGCACCCAGCCGCGAACGTCCACCCTCGTCCTCGTCGGGCTCGCAGGTGGCCACATCCGGCCAGCTGGAGGAGATCAACACCAAAGAGGTGGCCCAGCGCATCACCGCCGAGCTGAAGCGCTACAGCATTCCGCAGGCGATCTTCGCGCAGAGGGTGCTGTGCCGGTCTCAGGGGACTCTCTCCGACCTGCTCCGGAACCCAAAGCCGTGGAGTAAACTCAAATCTGGCAGGGAGACCTTCCGCAGGATGTGGAAGTGGCTGCAGGAGCCGGAGTTCCAGCGCATGTCCGCCTTACGCCTGGCAGGTAAGCCCAGAGAGTCACCTGGAGCCAAGCTGCTGGGGAGAGGACTCCGGGGTGCCTGTGGCCCCAGGTCAGCACACCTAGCACTTCTCTGGGTTCCCGCCTGCTATCCCCTACACACTTCCTGTTCTTGACTTTATTTCTTGttccacttcctctttctctcttccttctcttctttcagctctctcttctatttttcttcttttccttcctcctcgtCTACAGCTTTGATCTACCGActccccccctacacacacacacacacacacacacacacacacacacacacgtttcatTTGCCTCCCTCCATGTGTCAATTTTGCCCTCTCTTTCCGAGGCGAAATGGGGTGCCTGGTATCCACG from Eptesicus fuscus isolate TK198812 chromosome 12, DD_ASM_mEF_20220401, whole genome shotgun sequence includes:
- the ONECUT2 gene encoding one cut domain family member 2 — translated: MKAAYTAYRCLTKELEGCAMNPELTMESLGTLHGPAGGGSGGGGGGGGGGGGGGPGHEQELLASPSPHHAGRGAAGSLRGPPPPPTAHQELGTAAAAAAAASRSAMVTSMASILDGGDYRPELSIPLHHAMSMSCDSSPPGMGMSNTYTTLTPLQPLPPISTVSDKFHHPHPHHHHPHHHHHHHHHQRLSGNVSGSFTLMRDERGLPAMNNLYSPYKEMPGMSQSLSPLGATPLGNGLGGLHNAQQSLPNYGPPGHDKMLSPNFDAHHTAMLTRGEQHLSRGLGTPPAAMMSHLNGLHHPGHAQSHGPVLAPSRERPPSSSSGSQVATSGQLEEINTKEVAQRITAELKRYSIPQAIFAQRVLCRSQGTLSDLLRNPKPWSKLKSGRETFRRMWKWLQEPEFQRMSALRLAACKRKEQEPNKDRNNSQKKSRLVFTDLQRRTLFAIFKENKRPSKEMQITISQQLGLELTTVSNFFMNARRRSLEKWQDDLSTGGSSSTSSTCTKA